Proteins encoded within one genomic window of Bacillus thuringiensis:
- a CDS encoding SWIM zinc finger family protein: MYAYLLHDITKWIPKYIIDKGYEYYEEGHVEDVEIQDKKIFAFVTGNAGNYEVIINLEDFTESSCECPYENLCKHMAAVVYDIQDAGESKVKEKLKDLEKEELLTVLNRLLQSSKNVQIVEKMLKKGKL, encoded by the coding sequence ATGTACGCTTACTTATTACATGATATAACGAAATGGATTCCTAAGTACATTATAGATAAAGGTTATGAATATTATGAAGAAGGACATGTAGAAGATGTTGAAATACAAGACAAAAAAATATTTGCTTTCGTTACTGGAAATGCGGGAAACTATGAAGTAATTATTAATCTCGAAGATTTTACAGAAAGTAGCTGTGAGTGTCCGTATGAGAATCTTTGCAAGCATATGGCGGCAGTTGTTTATGATATTCAAGATGCTGGTGAGAGTAAGGTGAAAGAGAAATTGAAAGATTTAGAAAAGGAAGAGTTACTCACAGTATTAAATCGTTTGTTGCAAAGTTCGAAAAACGTGCAAATTGTAGAGAAGATGTTAAAGAAGGGGAAACTTTAA
- a CDS encoding ECF transporter S component — protein MSKRYVAFIICILAVIIGTLLFTTLIIDGYYLLSSLFLLVVIMLPFYIRFERKAFVSREIVLVAVLAAIAAVSRVPFSILPSIQPTSFVIIVSAIVFGSETGFMIGATAAIVSNIFLGQGPWTPWQMFSWGMIGFIAGLLRNTFLMKKLWGRLLYGFFVGFLFGWIMNFWGLLGFIREATWEAVISYYIASFYFDLSHAISNVVFLLLFSTSWITILTRFKRKYGILDKHNMA, from the coding sequence GTGTCCAAACGATATGTTGCATTCATAATATGTATTCTTGCAGTAATAATAGGCACATTACTCTTTACTACACTGATCATAGACGGTTATTACCTGTTAAGTAGTTTGTTTTTATTAGTTGTTATTATGTTACCTTTCTATATCCGTTTTGAAAGGAAGGCATTTGTTTCACGTGAAATTGTTCTCGTTGCCGTATTAGCGGCAATTGCAGCAGTAAGCCGCGTACCATTTTCTATTTTACCGAGTATACAACCGACTTCTTTTGTCATTATCGTTTCTGCAATTGTGTTTGGAAGCGAAACTGGATTTATGATCGGGGCAACAGCGGCTATCGTATCTAACATTTTTTTAGGACAAGGTCCGTGGACGCCGTGGCAAATGTTTTCATGGGGTATGATTGGTTTTATAGCAGGCTTACTTCGCAATACATTTTTAATGAAAAAGTTATGGGGGAGACTTCTATATGGGTTCTTCGTGGGCTTTTTATTTGGCTGGATCATGAATTTCTGGGGGCTTCTCGGTTTTATACGTGAAGCAACGTGGGAAGCTGTCATTTCATATTATATAGCAAGTTTTTATTTCGATTTGAGCCATGCGATTTCGAATGTTGTGTTCTTACTATTATTTAGTACTTCTTGGATTACGATTCTTACAAGATTTAAAAGGAAATACGGCATATTAGATAAGCATAACATGGCATAG
- a CDS encoding ABC transporter ATP-binding protein, translating to MDMVAHAEINNLSFVYADENEKALQHISLSIQKGEFIALAGGSGSGKTTLLKHFKKELLPIGKRTGDTYYDGTLLENVPDLLSAQEIGMVFQNPENQLVMDTVIQELAFSLENIGLPSHIIQKRIAELISFLGFQDLLHQSVHTLSGGQKQLVNLAAVLVMQPKLLLLDEPTAQLDPIAAKEFLGLLKRINEELGITIVLSEHRLDEVIPLATRVICMNNGQIVYDGSPKAVIANMWEVEKFRPFIPQIPRLFLEWNAKDIPFTVREAQMKMNDFSAISYVNEPVAQSEKQEVILHAEHISFQYEKNSPLILRDLTVSIEKGKWVALVGKNGTGKSTLLTILAGLQKARRGKVKWNGKVIHKIDSKERFKRIGYVSQHPYYHFTFDTVWDEVYERARELYGEQGKEIAEDTLKQFWLYSLKERHPHDCSGGEQQLLALCTTLLSKPTLLLLDEPTKGLDPWKKERVGELFRKLQKEGTTIVMATHDIEFAAKYVDQCMMLFDGAVIMNDAPKEFFSGNFFYTTSINRFIRKELPYALTWEDVYEACPNDMLHS from the coding sequence ATGGATATGGTGGCGCATGCAGAAATAAACAATTTATCATTTGTATATGCTGATGAAAACGAAAAAGCGTTACAGCATATTTCTCTTTCTATTCAAAAAGGAGAGTTTATTGCACTTGCTGGTGGATCAGGATCCGGGAAGACGACTTTATTAAAACATTTTAAAAAGGAATTACTTCCAATCGGTAAGCGTACTGGAGATACATATTATGATGGTACTTTATTAGAAAATGTACCGGATTTGTTATCTGCCCAAGAAATTGGCATGGTATTTCAAAATCCAGAAAATCAGCTCGTAATGGATACAGTCATTCAAGAATTAGCATTTTCTTTAGAAAATATCGGGTTACCATCTCATATTATTCAAAAGAGAATAGCTGAACTTATTAGTTTCTTAGGGTTTCAAGATTTATTGCACCAATCTGTTCATACGTTATCTGGCGGGCAGAAGCAACTTGTCAATTTAGCTGCGGTATTAGTGATGCAGCCGAAATTATTATTATTAGACGAACCAACGGCGCAGTTAGATCCAATTGCTGCGAAAGAGTTTTTAGGATTGTTAAAACGTATTAACGAAGAACTTGGCATTACGATTGTTTTAAGTGAACATCGTTTAGATGAGGTGATACCACTTGCTACGCGTGTTATTTGTATGAATAATGGTCAAATCGTGTATGACGGTAGTCCTAAAGCGGTTATAGCGAATATGTGGGAAGTAGAAAAGTTCCGTCCATTTATTCCGCAAATTCCAAGATTGTTTTTAGAGTGGAATGCGAAAGATATTCCGTTTACAGTGCGAGAAGCACAAATGAAAATGAATGATTTTTCAGCGATATCATATGTAAACGAACCAGTAGCACAAAGTGAAAAGCAAGAAGTCATTTTACATGCAGAGCATATTTCTTTTCAATATGAAAAAAACAGTCCACTTATTTTACGAGATTTAACAGTTTCGATTGAAAAAGGGAAATGGGTGGCTCTCGTTGGAAAAAATGGTACGGGTAAGTCTACACTGTTAACGATTTTAGCTGGATTACAAAAAGCGAGAAGAGGGAAAGTAAAGTGGAATGGGAAAGTGATACATAAAATTGATTCGAAAGAACGATTTAAAAGGATCGGGTATGTATCACAGCATCCCTATTATCATTTTACATTTGATACAGTGTGGGATGAGGTTTATGAACGAGCGCGTGAATTATACGGAGAACAAGGAAAAGAAATAGCAGAAGATACGCTAAAACAGTTTTGGTTGTATTCGCTTAAAGAGCGCCATCCCCATGATTGTAGCGGGGGAGAACAACAATTACTCGCGTTATGTACAACGTTATTATCAAAGCCAACTTTATTATTACTGGATGAACCGACAAAGGGATTAGATCCGTGGAAGAAAGAAAGAGTAGGAGAGCTATTTAGGAAATTACAAAAAGAAGGGACAACAATTGTAATGGCAACGCATGATATTGAATTTGCAGCGAAATACGTGGATCAATGCATGATGTTATTTGACGGAGCAGTTATTATGAATGATGCACCGAAAGAATTTTTTAGTGGTAACTTCTTTTATACAACATCTATTAACCGATTCATTCGAAAAGAATTGCCATATGCATTAACGTGGGAGGATGTGTACGAAGCGTGTCCAAACGATATGTTGCATTCATAA
- a CDS encoding energy-coupling factor transporter transmembrane component T, whose translation MKISFSSLHPFVNFFYYIGVMILCMMCLHPLFLIGAILLIVIINIMQGNSEKIRKMLPSTIVFFFMVILFNSLLTHRGRTTLFWLGDSRIKLEAIMFGVVMGLLLVAIMFTFASYNDIISSHKFLYLFSRISPKVALLTMITVRFVPLFMRRLQKITLVQKTKGVQVDAGSIVERVKNGMQLLQVLLICSLEDALQTADSMQARGFGVTKRTTYIRYRMERRDWYTLSYLSILFIIAIICSTYGGGTLIIYPKVESILFQQYDGMMFVVFTMFISLPIIMEGREWIWWRMQK comes from the coding sequence ATGAAAATAAGTTTTTCTTCTTTACATCCTTTTGTGAATTTTTTCTATTATATCGGGGTGATGATACTTTGTATGATGTGTCTTCATCCTCTTTTTTTAATTGGAGCGATACTATTAATCGTTATAATAAATATAATGCAAGGGAATAGCGAAAAGATTAGAAAGATGTTACCGAGCACAATCGTTTTCTTTTTTATGGTCATTTTATTTAATTCGTTATTAACGCATAGAGGTCGAACTACGTTATTTTGGTTAGGTGATAGCCGTATTAAGCTTGAGGCGATTATGTTTGGAGTAGTAATGGGGTTATTACTAGTTGCGATTATGTTTACGTTTGCTTCGTATAATGATATTATTTCGAGTCATAAATTTTTATATTTGTTTTCTAGAATTTCACCGAAAGTAGCATTGTTAACGATGATTACAGTGAGGTTTGTTCCTTTGTTTATGAGGCGATTACAGAAAATAACACTCGTCCAAAAAACGAAAGGTGTACAAGTAGATGCAGGTTCCATAGTGGAACGAGTGAAAAATGGTATGCAATTGCTGCAAGTGTTATTAATTTGTTCATTAGAAGATGCATTGCAAACGGCAGATTCTATGCAAGCTCGTGGATTTGGTGTAACGAAACGTACGACATATATTCGGTATAGAATGGAAAGACGCGATTGGTACACGCTCAGTTATTTAAGTATTCTATTTATAATTGCTATTATATGTAGTACGTATGGCGGAGGAACGTTAATCATTTATCCGAAAGTCGAATCTATTTTATTTCAGCAATACGATGGGATGATGTTTGTCGTATTTACGATGTTTATTAGTTTACCAATCATAATGGAAGGAAGGGAATGGATATGGTGGCGCATGCAGAAATAA
- a CDS encoding DUF4430 domain-containing protein: protein MSKMKWFISLLLSLGLLAGCEEAAVKPEKKVEPKQEEVAKQEEKKDEAKPEEKPEEKQAEQEQNKQEEQKEKQEQKVEEKPKEEKPQAQPEVKKEEKPQEQPAVNKQSEQQKAQEEKQQQPKAQEVKEEAKVVNQPKETPKQEQKVDPNKEEKTIPTPAVPKPEPPKPDPVPVPKPQAKQVTISVKGNEGYLLGAKKVDVQEGDTVYKVLQRTGLDVDANGSKGDIYVKGINDLYEKDITATSGWKYRVNGAFPNHSAGVVTVKPGDTIEWVYVLK from the coding sequence ATGAGTAAGATGAAATGGTTTATTTCTTTACTGCTTTCACTTGGGCTACTTGCCGGATGTGAAGAGGCAGCTGTAAAGCCTGAGAAGAAAGTAGAACCAAAGCAAGAAGAGGTAGCAAAACAAGAAGAGAAAAAAGATGAAGCGAAGCCGGAAGAAAAACCGGAGGAAAAACAAGCTGAACAAGAGCAAAATAAGCAAGAAGAGCAGAAAGAGAAACAAGAACAAAAAGTAGAAGAGAAGCCAAAAGAAGAAAAGCCACAGGCACAACCGGAAGTAAAGAAAGAAGAGAAACCTCAGGAACAGCCTGCTGTTAATAAACAATCGGAACAACAAAAAGCACAAGAAGAGAAACAACAACAACCGAAAGCGCAAGAAGTAAAAGAAGAAGCGAAGGTTGTGAATCAGCCGAAAGAAACACCGAAGCAGGAGCAAAAAGTTGATCCGAACAAAGAGGAGAAAACGATACCGACTCCGGCAGTACCAAAACCAGAACCACCAAAACCAGATCCAGTACCAGTACCTAAACCACAAGCAAAACAAGTCACTATCTCAGTAAAAGGTAATGAAGGATACTTATTAGGTGCGAAAAAGGTTGATGTACAAGAAGGCGATACTGTTTATAAAGTATTGCAACGTACAGGTTTAGATGTGGATGCGAATGGATCTAAAGGCGATATTTATGTAAAAGGGATTAATGATTTATATGAAAAAGATATTACAGCTACTAGTGGATGGAAATATCGTGTGAACGGTGCGTTTCCGAACCATAGTGCAGGTGTAGTAACAGTTAAACCAGGAGATACAATTGAGTGGGTGTATGTACTAAAATAA